One segment of Sander vitreus isolate 19-12246 chromosome 20, sanVit1, whole genome shotgun sequence DNA contains the following:
- the ccr6b gene encoding C-C chemokine receptor type 6 — MESMTSDYYDNINGTEEYLDDELCNLDPNPVEVITQTYIHSIICAFGLIGNALVIFTYIFYKRTKTMTDVYLYNVAVADLIFVLALPFIIYNEQHSWSMGTVACKILKSAYSVNLYSGMLLLACVSGDRYIAIVWARRSFSVRARTLTYSRLICSTVWLFAVALTLPTLLYSESFEELNFETGAVTVMCQLSFSKNETAKLVKVVVPSLQMAIGFLLPLLVMVFSYSSIVFTLLRVQSSQRHKATRVILAVVVVFIMCHLPYNVVLLNHTLSLFSQRGCEAEKIKLQVLAISRSIAYLHCCLNPILYAFIGVKFRSHFRQIILDLWCFSKKYIYNAHSSRGTSDVCISGRMSVDGSSNVASFSA; from the coding sequence ATGGAGTCGATGACTTCAGACTATTATGATAATATAAATGGTACAGAAGAATACCTAGATGATGAGCTCTGCAACCTTGACCCTAACCCCGTGGAGGTCATCACCCAAACGTACATCCATTCCATCATCTGTGCCTTCGGCCTGATCGGCAACGCTCTTGTAATCTTCACCTACATATTCTACAAGAGAACCAAGACGATGACAGATGTCTATCTCTACAATGTAGCTGTGGCAGACCTGATCTTTGTGTTAGCTCTGCCGTTTATCATATACAACGAGCAGCACAGTTGGTCAATGGGCACTGTGGCTTGCAAGATTCTGAAGTCAGCCTACAGTGTCAACCTCTACAGTGGCATGCTCCTGCTTGCGTGCGTTAGTGGCGACCGTTACATTGCTATAGTTTGGGCGCGAAGATCCTTCAGTGTTCGCGCTCGCACCTTGACCTACAGCCGCCTTATCTGCTCAACTGTTTGGCTGTTTGCTGTGGCTTTAACACTGCCCACACTTCTCTACAGTGAGAGCTTTGAAGAGCTGAATTTTGAGACTGGGGCTGTCACTGTGATGTGTCAACTGTCTTTCAGCAAAAATGAAACCGCAAAGTTAGTGAAGGTGGTGGTTCCTAGCCTTCAAATGGCCATTGGCTTCCTGCTGCCTCTGTTGGTGATGGTGTTCAGCTACTCCAGCATCGTGTTCACCTTGCTGAGAGTGCAGAGCAGCCAGAGGCACAAGGCCACCCGGGTGATTTTGGCAGTTGTTGTGGTTTTCATCATGTGCCACCTCCCCTACAATGTAGTTCTGCTGAACCACACCCTGTCTCTTTTTAGCCAGCGGGGTTGTGAGGCAGAGAAGATTAAACTCCAAGTTCTGGCCATTTCCAGGAGTATAGCCTACCTGCATTGCTGTCTCAATCCCATCCTCTATGCCTTCATTGGGGTGAAGTTCAGGAGCCACTTCCGGCAAATAATATTGGACTTATGGTGCTTTAGCAAAAAGTACATCTACAATGCTCACTCGTCACGCGGGACGTCCGATGTTTGCATCTCGGGCCGCATGTCTGTAGATGGCTCCAGCAACGTGGCATCATTCAGTGCATGA